The Montipora capricornis isolate CH-2021 chromosome 1, ASM3666992v2, whole genome shotgun sequence genome contains a region encoding:
- the LOC138049080 gene encoding coiled-coil domain-containing protein 13-like produces MGKHKKKHESERSPRKKERKAEKEKKSSSEEVWLLKSQVQESKSLCQASEVERDRLLELVSVLQRRLDEAKSSELEATNKWQQERRQLAHLEKQLNRVQSGQGVAKGKGKGYSSEGGAHDRQAKIDDLEELSTRLAIQTDENDALKEALNSTLKAKEKDLKYYQEMIDQTKKIFLQGLRQFRQNSAPS; encoded by the exons ATGGGAAAGCACAAGAAAAAGCATGAGTCGGAAAG GAGtccaagaaagaaagagagaaaagcggagaaagaaaagaaaagttcaAG tGAGGAAGTGTGGCTGTTGAAATCCCAAGTGCAGGAGAGCAAATCTTTATGCCAAGCTTCCGAAGTCGAAAGAGACCGACTGTTGGAATTGGTCTCAGTTCTTCAAAGAAG ACTAGATGAAGCTAAAAGCAGCGAGTTGGAGGCGACCAACAAATGGCAACAGGAGAGGAGACAATTAGCGCACTTAGAAAAACAACTGAACAGGGTGCAATCGGGACAGGGCGTGgctaaaggaaaaggaaaggggTATAGCTCAGAAGGGGGAGCACATGACAGACAAGCTAAGATAGATGACTTAGAGGAATTGTCAACCAG ACTTGCAATTCAAACAGACGAAAACGACGCGTTGAAAGAAGCCCTTAACTCTACACTAAAAGCAAAGGAGAAGGACTTGAAATATTACCAAGAAATGATAGATCAAACGAAAAAGATATTTCTACAAGGCCTGAGACAGTTCAGGCAGAACTCGGCACCCAGCTAG